A stretch of DNA from Ochotona princeps isolate mOchPri1 chromosome 30, mOchPri1.hap1, whole genome shotgun sequence:
agggcgGCTGTGGCtcgtgtgggggcagcaagggcggctgtggctcttgtgggggcagcaagggcgGCTGTGGCtcgtgtgggggcagcaagggcgGCTGTGGCTCGTGCGGAGGCAGCAAGGGCGGCTGTGGCTCGTGTGGGTCCTGCCAGTCATCTTGCTGCAAGCCCTGTTGTTGTCAGTCGTCCTGCTGCAAGCCCTGTTGTTTTCAGTCGTCTTGCTGCAAGCCCTGTTGTTGTCAGTCGTCCTGCTGCAAGCCCAGTTGTTGTCAGTCGTCTTGCTGCAAGCCCTGTTGTTGTCAGTCGTCTTGCTGCAAGCCCAGTTGTTGTCAGTCGTCTTGCTGCAAGCCCTGTTGTTGTCAGTCATCTTGCTGCAAGCCCTGTTGCTGTCAGTCGTCTTGCTGCAAGCCCTGTTGTTGTCAGTCGTCTTGCTGCAAGCCCTGTTGCTCACAGTGTGGCTGCTGTGAGCCCATCTGCTGCCAGTGCAAGATCTGAGGCTCCAGTCACAGTCTTCAGGGGCGTTACCACCACCCACTCAGAGTCCACTCTGTCCAAACCTTTGTTCTTACTAGCAGAGCTACTttgaaagcaccagaggatgcctCACGTGCTTGGAAACCTTCACACATCATCATGAGGGCAAGTCAGACAAAGTTACTGCCTCCTGGCTTTCGTTGATCATGGCCTTGTGTATTGCAAATGTCTAGTTATTGACTCAAAAATTGCAAGATTCTCTggttttcttgcttcttttttaccctgtcaaataaaaataagcaaacaaataaataaatattacaaatcaAATATGTATATTTCTGTGATTCCTTGTAACATTCGGGTGTGGGTGGGTACAGACCTACACCCTGAGCCCTTAGCCGATGACTTTCCGCTGTGTGCCAGGTGGTATAGCACAACCTACTCTTGCAAACATGCTGCGACTCTGATGTCCACCTAGGACTGTGCCTGCTTCCTTTCTgaaggcagcttcctgctcactcccAGCTGGAGGCACTTGGGTGTGACTCTTTGCATGGTTCCCTGATGACGTGGTCCCGTGATAGTTTCTTTCACTTACTGCCATCCCAAGAGCCCCAAGGCTGGGCATTCTGGCCGTGATTTCCAATATGCCAGTGTTCCCAACTCCAGGCTGCTAAGACAGACATAGTTTCTAGTTGAACTCATTTTAACACTCACATCGACAAGCAGAATCGAAGCATCCTCAGAAAAGTTGTTTGATAGTATATACAAGTGACAGTGGGAAACACTTTCATCCCTGCACAAAAGTATTCCAAATTCTGAAAATGATACAAATAACACAAAATTACTTTTCTGTGCTTAGAATACCTGCAAATACAGAAGCAGCAGTATTGTCATGCATAGGACCCACAACACTTAAATCATAAATAGAAACGCCTTCACGTCCTGCATACGTATGGCCCTTGGTAGCCGTCATTGTCGCATTGCAGCTGTCTATCtgcctgtttgcagcctgggaaatcagtggagcatcgcccaaagccttgggaggcagagtctgtgtgggagagcaggaggaaggttCTGGCTTCAGTTGAGGCCCTTGGGACCACTTGGAGTCAGTAAGCAGATGGGGCATCTTTCCTTTGCATCAGCTTCTCT
This window harbors:
- the LOC131478352 gene encoding keratin-associated protein 5-5-like, whose translation is MGCCGCSGGCGSSCGGCSSSCGGCGSSCCVPVCCCKPVCCCVPVCSCSSSCGGSKGGCGSCGGSKGGCGSCGGSKGGCGSCGGSKGGCGSCGGSKGGCGSCGGSKGGCGSCGSCQSSCCKPCCCQSSCCKPCCFQSSCCKPCCCQSSCCKPSCCQSSCCKPCCCQSSCCKPSCCQSSCCKPCCCQSSCCKPCCCQSSCCKPCCCQSSCCKPCCSQCGCCEPICCQCKI